A part of Candidatus Aegiribacteria sp. genomic DNA contains:
- a CDS encoding MBL fold metallo-hydrolase, giving the protein MKTVFVLLPVLLVHCAFSADPLVVFFIDPSFDEYSGDAMVVCTPGGRHYVIDAGDMRNYPPVWDCGAERVLPLLDSLGVTYLDGVIGTHPHSDHIGGLVSVYNTLPVVTAYDSGWPYGGSWTYETYLEAIENNGSEFVTPRRGDFLNWGPELTVEVLHPVDPLSPSNMNNSSITIRLTYDEVSFIFTGDLETDGGEDVILGALSTGEIEDISANVLKVGHHGSFTSTCTQWLVKINPSIAAICVGSGNPYGHPHTEVINRLNGRDITIYRTDLDGTFYISSDGQGVYYNSMPPTGEGPASIDEFAVYPSPATSVVTFTWDATEGQSSSIMVFNLNGEKILDVNASSGSYTWDLSTGDGMASPGLYAVVFRTSGGEACTEYFAVSR; this is encoded by the coding sequence TTGAAAACAGTTTTTGTTCTGTTACCTGTTCTTTTGGTTCACTGCGCCTTTTCGGCTGACCCTCTTGTTGTATTTTTCATAGATCCCTCATTCGATGAGTATTCCGGTGACGCTATGGTTGTATGTACACCCGGCGGCAGGCATTATGTGATCGATGCGGGTGACATGCGCAACTATCCTCCTGTGTGGGACTGCGGAGCGGAGAGGGTATTGCCTCTTCTGGACAGTCTCGGCGTTACATATCTGGATGGTGTTATCGGTACACATCCCCATTCGGATCATATTGGCGGACTTGTATCTGTTTATAATACTCTTCCGGTAGTGACAGCATACGATTCAGGCTGGCCGTACGGAGGCAGCTGGACTTACGAAACCTATCTTGAAGCGATCGAGAACAACGGCTCTGAATTCGTTACTCCCCGCAGAGGGGATTTCCTGAACTGGGGTCCCGAACTGACGGTTGAGGTGCTTCATCCCGTTGATCCATTGTCTCCATCCAATATGAACAACTCTTCAATAACCATCCGGCTTACATACGATGAAGTATCATTCATTTTTACCGGTGATCTCGAGACGGACGGCGGAGAGGACGTTATTCTGGGAGCGCTCTCAACAGGAGAGATTGAGGACATATCAGCAAATGTGCTGAAAGTAGGACATCATGGATCATTCACATCTACCTGCACGCAATGGCTGGTTAAGATTAATCCTTCGATTGCCGCCATCTGTGTTGGTTCTGGAAATCCTTACGGTCATCCTCACACGGAAGTTATAAACAGACTGAACGGCAGAGATATAACCATCTACAGAACCGATCTTGACGGTACGTTCTATATATCCTCCGATGGACAGGGAGTTTATTACAACTCCATGCCGCCCACTGGAGAAGGTCCTGCCTCCATAGATGAATTCGCCGTATATCCAAGCCCTGCCACCTCGGTGGTTACTTTCACGTGGGACGCGACTGAGGGACAGTCTTCCTCGATAATGGTCTTCAATCTAAATGGAGAGAAGATCCTTGATGTAAACGCTTCGTCCGGTTCTTATACATGGGATCTTTCAACCGGTGATGGAATGGCCTCTCCTGGTCTTTACGCTGTTGTCTTCAGAACTTCGGGAGGTGAGGCATGTACCGAATACTTCGCTGTATCCCGCTGA